A genomic region of Arvicola amphibius chromosome 7, mArvAmp1.2, whole genome shotgun sequence contains the following coding sequences:
- the LOC119819700 gene encoding 60S ribosomal protein L29-like has product MAKSKNHTTHNQSRKWHRNGIKKPRSQRYESLKGVDPKFLRNMRFAKKHNKKGLKKMQANNAKAASARAEAIKALVKPQVVKPKVPKGPSRKLTRLAFIAHPKLGKRIRSYMARGRRLQKTKPKVQAKAAQAPKGAQAPVKAP; this is encoded by the coding sequence ATGGCCAAGTCcaagaaccacaccacacacaaccagtcccggaaatggcacagaaatggcatcaagaaacccCGGTCACAAAGATACGAATCTCTCAAGGGGGTCGaccccaagttcctgaggaacatgcgttttgccaagaagcacaacaagaaaggcctgaagaagatgCAGGCAAATAACGCAAAGGCCGCGAGTGCACGTGCGGAGGCCATCAAGGCCCtggtgaagccccaggtggtgaagCCCAAGGTGCCAAAGGGCCCCAGCCGCAAACTCACCCGTCTCGCTTTCATCGCTCACCCCAAGCTTGGGAAGCGGATTAGAAGCTACATGGCCAGGGGTCGTAggctccaaaaaacaaagcccaaggttcaagccaaggcagctcaggctcccaaaggTGCCCAGGCCCCAGTGAAGGCCCCATAA